The genomic segment gaaggaaggaggcatAGGACACCCACCCAGAGATGTCTTCAATCCCTTCTCGCCCTTTCCCCACCATCCCAGTGATAACCCGAGAGAAATCAAGGAGGCGggctgtggtttaaaaaaaaaaaaaaggcgacaGGCGCACCCCGCCCCAGCATACAGCTGCAGCGGCAGGAGGAGAGCGGTGCGCGTGCTCACCCGGGCCGGCCGCAGGGCCTCGCGTCGCCCTCAACTCaggcctttcctcttcctccgGCGGCCGCGCTCCGCCGCTTCCCGGGTGGGGCTGCTGTCACCGCTCCCGCGGCTGGCGGGCGGGCGCAGCACGCGCCTCTCTGCGCGGTACTCGGGCTCGAGCACACGCGGCGCGCCCTGTAACAGGAACTCGCCGCCGCGGTAGGTGACGCGCACGTCTGTGCGCGGGTACGTGCCGTACACGCGCCGCAGCTCCCGCAGCAcgaaggccggcagctccagGCGCGGCCCCAGCGCGCGCTCCACGCGGCCCCAGCGCAGCTCAGCCTGCAGGCTGCCACCTTCCGGCCACGGCGCCCAGCTCTCGGTCGCCGCCGGTCTCGCCGCCGCGGGCGCCTGCAGTGACAGCCCCGGGTAGCTGGGCGCGGGGAACGGTGGGTGCAGGGCCGCGCTGTAGGCCTGCGGGAAGCCCCACAAGGGCTGCGCGACCTCCAGTGGCGCACCCGGGGCGTGGAAGCAGTGGTATTCCCGTGGAGCCGCCCACTCGCCCGCACTCAGTTTCAGGGGTAGGCTGCAGAAGTTGTGGGCCTGGATCGGGGGCAGCAGCAGAGGGGTGGGCAGGTAGGTGTAGGTGAGGGGTTGCAGCAGGGGCCAGGCGTCCTCCCCGGGCGCCAGGCAGTAGTATGCGTACATGGTCAGAAGTTCAGGCGGCGAGCATTGCTACTGGCGCCTCGTCCTGATCCAAACCTGGAGTGGCGGGTGTGTGGAtgcattttgttcttatttctgccaCGGTCCCTGGGATTCTGGGTCACAGCAGGAGCCCCTGACAGCCTGCCCATGGCTTTGGGGAACTCTTCCTAAAGGCGTTCAGCTCCCACCTCAAACCCCAGGTTCCCAGCAGGCAAGAAGGACCCAAGGGCTTTTCAAGCCCCCATTCCTATTGTGCTCTTCCCAGGTAGCTCCCCACTCACTTGTCTCCTTTAGCCCGGGGGAGCTGGTCGCTAGCATTTGGAGGAACCAGAGCAGTCCAAGAGTGGGGCTCCTCTCCACCACTTTTTGGTTGAGTTGCTCTCCTCCATGCCTTGCTGCTGGTTTCCAAGCAAAGGAAAACACCTTGAGCTGGCCAGGAACCAGCTTAGCCTATGCCTACACTAGGCGAGCCTGCCAGTCACACTGCCTTTGACTGGACACTGAGGTTTTTGCTCAGGGATGCCCACAACAATACTGAGGTCATCCCAGTGCCCTTTGCAATCAGGTTAGCTCCTCGTTCTCCACACCCCAGCCTCCCAACCCCTCCAGGTGGGTTGGGTTATCTTAACACTTGAGTGAAGCTCCTACACACCAAGCACTGAAGCAAATCCCTTATGAGTATCTAACTTCGAGTTTACATCACCCCTAGGGACGAGGTACTAATATTTTCCCCACTTTACCTATCAAGAAGCTGTTTGcctcacatatataaatatattctctctctttttttggccatgcctgaaacatgtggaagttcccaggccaaggactgaacccacgccacagcagtgacccaggctgctgcagtgacaatgatggatccttaacctgttgcaccacaagagaactcccacagtAAATATGTTCTATGAATAGGGTTTACATAGGTTAAGTGTCTTGTTCAAACTCACACAGCTAGTTACAGTAAGGGCAGAATTCAACCCCATGTCTCTTTCAAGACTGATGCTCTCAACATTAGCCTTATCACcaatctctctcttccttccttcctttctttctttcttgccacaccagtggcatatggaagttcctgggggtagaggtcaaacaggagctaccacagctgtggtctataccacagccaccacgacaccggatccgaggtgcatctgcaacctacaccaaagcttgtggcaacaccagatccccaacccactgtgtgaggctggggattgagcccgtgtcctcacagagacaatgtcgggtccttaacccactgaatcacaacgggaactccgatagttggagtcttaatccactgcaccacagcgggaactccagaacttataataataataataattattattattattattcacctccacttccaattcttttttttttttttggtctttttgccatttcttgggccgctcccgtggcatatggaggttcccaggctaggggtcgaattggagctacagccaccagcctacgccagagccacagcaacgctggatccgagccgcatctgcaacctacaccacagctcacggcaacgccggatcgttaacccactgagcaagggcagggaccgaacccgcaacctcatggttcctagtcggattcgttaaccactgtgccacgacaggaactgctccACTTCCAATTCTTATTCGCCACGTGAAAAACATGGTGATACCATTTTCATCTAATAGATAAGgaaccagaggctcagagaagttagacCACTTTTCCAGGTTCACACAGTCTGTAAGTGGCAcagtgggatttgaacccagtccAACTGATGCCAAAGCCCAGAAGCTACCTGGGTGGAGCCAGAAAGGTTGCTTCATTCCGATGGGGTGAGTACTGTCTGAGCTCCAATTCCCTCTGACGGCTGGTCATGACCCTCCATCTCTCTTCCCCAGTGGGGTGGGTGGTAGTTAAAATACTGGTTGATTAAAATGGATTCCTTCTGCCAGCTGCTGGGCTGCCAGGCCAGCATActtttccttccccctcttctctcGACCTACTCCGCAGGTTCTTTTCAATCCTCAGCATTCCTCAAAGCCCAGCTACTCTCTGGGAAGGGGTCTCCCACACTCAGCCTGGTGATGTCACACTTTTTTATTCCTGACTGAGCCAGTCTCTTAAGTTTAACTCAGGCCAGTGGCCTAGTGAACTCAGTGACTAGGACTGGGCTAGTGTATCTGTCTAACACTCCCTACCCTACAGCTCCAAGAAGGGAGCATCTCCTTCCGTCCACTCTAAGAACTGGTCCCTAGACACAGTAGCTTTTGTCAGGGGAGGGCTCCCATCCCCCAAGATGAACACAGCCTAATCCCTGGGAACTTGTTACCTAGCAAGggggaattaaggttgcagatggTATTAAGGTTGTTAATTAGCAGtccttaaaatagggagattatcctggattatctgggtgggcccaatGCAATCACAGGAGTCAAATGTGGAAGAGGGAGGCTGAAGAGTCAGGAGTATGTGATATAATAAAGAGTGAACCAGCCgttgctggttttgaagatgaaaaggggtcataagccaaggaatgcagacaACCTCAAAGTtaggaaaggcaaagaaagagattcttggagttcccgtcgtggcgcagtggttaacgaatccgactaggaaccatgaggttgcgggttcggtccctgcccttgctcagtgggttaacgatccggcgttgccgtgagttgtggtgtaggttgcagacatggctcggatcctgcattgctgtggctctggcgtaggctggtggctacagctccgattggacccctagcctgggaacctccatatgcctcaggagcagcccaagaaatagcaaaaagacaaaaaaaaaaaaaaagattcttcccCAGACCCTCCAGAAAAGAATGCAATTCTGTCAACACCCTGATTTTAGTTAATGAGACAGAATCCCAACCTCCAGAGCTGTAAGATAATAtctttatattgttttaagccacataATTTGTGGTCATTTATTACAGCATAAGTAGGAAAGGAATGCCCCACCCCATTCTTGCGGAATGTCCAGAACGACCTATTAATGACTGAACTCACCCCAGCCTGAAGCTCAATGATGGACCCTATGAGACTAGCCAGTGTCTCTCCAATGGGGATCCTGTCACACCTGTGTGAGAGATGAGGAGAATGTGAGACCAAACTCAAGTTGGAGCCTGGGACAGTGAGAAGCCTGTGTTTTAATACTGGTTCTGACATGATTGCTGAAGACCTCTGCTAGTCTGGGGAGGGTGTTTTCaggaaacatgagaaaaataaggatGAAGCTGTGAGTTTCCCTGCATTCATTCACCCTGATTCCAGTAACAGCCCCCACATTTTTTGGGTCTCACACCTTATCCACTTTCAGGAAGGTAGTTCTGGGGAAGTTCCCTTAATCCTATCCTTAAGTTTACCTGCGGGAGAGCTAAACCAATCATCACTGCCATCTCTCTGGCCATAGTGATTGGTTTAGGGTAGCCATGTGACTCAATCTGGGCCAATGGGAGCCAAGCCGAGGAATCTGTTCTCTTATTGGTTGGAAGGAAGTGTTCTCTCCTCTGGACAGAGATCTGAAAGATTGCAGTTCAGGGTCCAAAGGTGAAGGCCTGTCTGACCAAGGAGTCACAGCAGAAGTGGAGCCAAGAGTCAGAGAGAAATTGGGTCCTGCTGATGTCCTTTGAATCTCAGACTTTAAAGTCACatgagccaggagttcctgctgtggagaaatgggatcagcggcatcttgggaatgctggttcacaggtttgatccctggcctctttccgtgggttaaggatctggcgttaccacgagctgtggtgtagctcgcagacgtagcttggatctctggttgctgtggttgtggtgtaagctgtaggctggcagcttcagctctgattcgaccactagcctgtgaacttccatgaggactcggttcgatccctggcctcgctcagtgggttaagaatctggtgttgctgtggctgtggcgtaggccagcagctgtagctccacttcatcccctagcctgggaactttcatatgccatggatgtggccctaaaaagacgaaaatataaataaataaaagtaaatttaattacAGAAGACATAATGaaacaagcatttaaaaaatttattgcagggagttcccattatggctcagcagtaacgaacccaactaatacccatgagaaggtgggttggatccctagccccgctcagtgggttaaggatctggtgttgccatgagctgtggcgtagggcatagacatggctcagatctggcattgctgtgtctatggcacaggttggcagctgcagctctgattccaccactagcctgggaacttccatatgccatgggtgtggctccaaaacaaaaacaaaaaattattacaaagcaCCATCACAGTAgtctttagaaaattaaatatttggttATTATACTATGGAGTGAAGTCTTCTGTTGCTTATAACAACAACACACCCTGAGTGCTTTTCCCGAagaattttattatgaaaagttaCAAAATACCTGAGtaggttttgtgggtttttttgtttggctttttagggccgtacccttggcatatggaagttcgtaggttaggggtggaataggagctacagctgccagcctataccacagccacagcaatgcgggaatctgagccatgtctgtgacttacaccacagctcacagcaacgctggatccttaacccactgagcgaggccagggatccaacctgaatcctcatggatcctagtcaggttcgttaaccactgagccacgaaggacaCTCCTGAGTTTTTGGTCGGTGACCCCCTGAGCAGAGACTCTCTTGTGGGCAAAGTAGAGGGTGGATTAGGGAGAGGAAAGCCAGAAGCCAGTCTTAGAGGAGGTTCACACCCTAGTTGAGGAAAATTGACAACAAAGACAAGAGCAGGGGATGGAAGACAGCCCTGGGAGCAGATTCACCTGGACTTGTTCCATCTCCCTGCCTGGATGCAGAGGGTAGGATAAGAGTGGACACACATGTTTTTAGCTTGGTTACTTGTATGGGTGGTCAAGGCAATCCAGTGATGAGAAACACTAGTGGGTGACTGGAAGTTGAGGGAGTGCTGAGTTCAGGTGGCATGTTTGGGGAGCTATCAGCAGCAGTTTTATATGCAGGCTGGAGATGGGAGGTGGGGTAGTCATGAAGGAAAGGTAGTGGGTGAAGTTACCAGAACAGCTGCTACCCTGGCCCACATTACACTGAATCAGCACAGCTGCCAATTTGTTGGGTTCCACTAATGCCTTTGGACAGCAGCCTCATATTTTTTTGttgctagggctgcaccctcagcatatggaagttcccaggctacgggtcgaatcagagctgcagctgcaggcctatatcaGCCACAAcaaggtcagatctgagctgaatctgcgaactacaccacagctcatggcaacagtggatccccaaccaactgatcaaggccagggattgaacctgcatcctcagggatactagttgggtttgtaacccactgagccacaatggcaactccatcttttttttttttttttaattgaggtatacttgacgtacaatattatataagtttcaggtgtacaacatagcaaCTCACAATTTTTAagggttattttccatttatagctataaacggttccatttatagttgtaaacactatattccctgtgttgtgctatccttgtagtttatttactTGACACATACTTTGTATCGCTTAATCCCATGCCCTATTGTGCCTCTGTCCTCTTCCCTCTCACTACTGGTAACtaccagtttgttttctgtgagtctctgtcttttttgtcatatgcaatattttcttttattttttagattccacatatgaaggAGATTATGCAGTAttcatctttgtctgacttattttgttTAGCATAATACCTCCCCAAgtccatccattttgttgcaaatggcaaaatttgttttatggctgagtagtattccattgtgtgtgtgtgtattctcatatttttttgtttttttgtttttgtttgctttttagggctgcacccatggcatatggaggttcccaggctaggggtctaatcggagctgcagctgctggcctatgccacagccacagcaatgccagatccttaacccactgagcgaggccagggataaaactcgcaacctcatggatgctagtaggatttgtttccactgcgccacaacgggaattccctcatattttctttatccattcatctgttggacatttaggctgcttccatatcttggcaattgtaaatgatGCTACTATGAATACTggggtgtgtgtattttttcaaattaaatgttttcatttttttcagataaatacccaggagtggaagtgctgggtcatacggtccttctactttaaaaaaaaaaaaaatttttttttttttggccaccccttggcatatggagctcccagaccagggatcagatccaagctacagtctTGAACCAAGCGTAGctgcggcaacacgggatccttaacccactgtgctgggccagggatcgaacttggatctcagtgctcccaagatgctgccgattccattgcaccatagcaggagctcctacttttatttttttgggaaacctccatactgctttccatagtggctgcatcaatttaccttcccatcaaCAACAATCTTGTTTTTGAAATCCCTTTTACCCCATATAGTTTCTGGCCTGACAAGCTTAAATGAATACATGAACAGAGTAATGAAGAAGGAAATTTAGGGGACTCTCTCTGCACCTAAGAAAGCCCTGGGGGAAAAGTGCCCAGTAAAGGGGACTGAAGAAGAGTTGTTAGGAGAAGAACATGGCGGAATCTACCTCAGAGAGGTTGGAAACCAAGGGAGGAGGGAATTTCAGGGAGAGAGAGTGTTTATCTCTCTTTGCCACAATCCTGGGGCTCTGATCAGACTCAAGAAGGCAGGCGATATGATCTTCAGTTGCACCTCCCGTCCCCCTCCCAGTTAGCTCTGTGCTTGACATCTGGGAAGGGAAATCAAGAGATGATCCCAAGACCTGGTGCTGACACAAAAGGGTAGTTGGTGACATTGTTCATAAAATCAGAGGGCTGAGGGAGCTCAGGGTGTAACCCTGGGGCACTAAGTATGACACAGAGGACAAAGTCTCTCCTATCAGGTCACACTTAGTTCTGGCCCCTTGGCAGCTCTCTCTACACTCCTCTTCCCCCATTGAATACCCAGGGAAAGCAAAGTGAAGACTAAGGCTGGCTCTGACATAAAGGCACATGCTAGCCAGGACGAAGGGGGATGCCTTAAGTCAATTTATGGAGGTTTTAGTGTGCTTAGTAGTTATAAATGGTTGAACATGGGTTGAACCCATGTTGAATACTGGGTCTTCTGCCCTCTTCTCATAGCCAGGAAAGCACAGATGAGGGTAAGGGGTAGAGAAGGGGGAGAGACGGTGATCTTCCTTTCAGTCATGAAGGCTTTCTGGAGCACGAGGGGTTTCAGGAACTGCTTGAAGTCTAGAAGAGAGGTGATGTGTGTGTGGCCAAGGGGGGACACAGGGGGTAAGAAAAGGGTCTGAAGAGACAGGATtggggaggaggaaaatgagacagACTGGTGGGAGATGGACGCTGGGGGCAAGGTTCATGGGGCCCTTGGGGCTCCCTAGGAACTGGTTAAACAGACTTTAGTGCCCGGACACCTGGGCTCTTGTATTGGACTATTTGCTGTGGGTGGGCCCTTTGCCAGGCtatcaggaaggagaaagagaatatTCCTGTTGACAAAACTCTTACACACCTATTTCTCATTTAATGCCCACAAAACCCTTCTAAGAAGTAAAACAGAGGCTCACAAAAGAGGATCCCCTTACAAAGAAGTGGTGGAGCTAGGGAACTGAGTGCCAGGTTCCTCAGCAGCCAAAGGCCATGCTCACCGCCCCATATCCCAGGGTAGGGAAACAGCAGACAGGTCTGGAGTGTGTGCTGTTTGATTGCCTCGAAATCTAAGGAGGCTTACAGGCCCTTTGGGAGAAG from the Phacochoerus africanus isolate WHEZ1 chromosome 15, ROS_Pafr_v1, whole genome shotgun sequence genome contains:
- the C15H10orf95 gene encoding uncharacterized protein C10orf95 homolog → MYAYYCLAPGEDAWPLLQPLTYTYLPTPLLLPPIQAHNFCSLPLKLSAGEWAAPREYHCFHAPGAPLEVAQPLWGFPQAYSAALHPPFPAPSYPGLSLQAPAAARPAATESWAPWPEGGSLQAELRWGRVERALGPRLELPAFVLRELRRVYGTYPRTDVRVTYRGGEFLLQGAPRVLEPEYRAERRVLRPPASRGSGDSSPTREAAERGRRRKRKGLS